One genomic segment of Mesoterricola silvestris includes these proteins:
- a CDS encoding LysR family transcriptional regulator, with translation METKNLLTFRTAAQSLSFTRTATTLGYAQSSVTAQMKALEETLGYALFNRVGNHLQLTEPGRRFLVYAERILALTDEALSSSLETGDVGVVRFTATETIGTYLLPPVLKAFTAAYPKIRLQFLPGFSRDFKRQVLEGAVDFAFILEESFPSKTLAVEKLRDEEILVLGCAGHRLARSPSVSTGDLVREPALLKTNGCSYRDQFERQLIAAGARPGNGMEFQHVETIKRCVEVGLGIAPLPRMAVEDELEAGRLVPLNWDGPRLQVATYLVWNPQRHLDAAGHAFLEHVRAASRGPEKASR, from the coding sequence ATGGAGACCAAGAACCTGCTCACCTTCAGGACCGCGGCCCAGTCCCTCAGCTTCACCCGCACCGCCACAACCCTGGGCTACGCCCAGTCCAGCGTCACGGCGCAGATGAAGGCCCTGGAGGAGACCCTGGGCTACGCGCTCTTCAACCGGGTGGGCAACCACCTCCAGCTCACGGAGCCGGGGCGGCGCTTCCTGGTCTATGCGGAGCGCATCCTGGCCCTCACGGACGAGGCCCTGTCCTCCAGCCTGGAAACCGGGGACGTGGGCGTGGTGCGCTTCACGGCCACGGAGACCATCGGCACCTATTTGCTGCCGCCGGTGCTCAAGGCCTTCACGGCCGCCTATCCCAAGATCCGGCTGCAGTTCCTCCCGGGCTTCTCCCGGGATTTCAAGCGCCAGGTGCTGGAGGGCGCGGTGGACTTCGCCTTCATCCTGGAGGAGTCCTTTCCCTCCAAGACCCTGGCCGTGGAAAAGCTGCGGGACGAGGAGATCCTGGTGCTGGGCTGCGCCGGCCACCGCCTGGCCCGGAGCCCCTCCGTGTCGACCGGGGACCTGGTGCGGGAGCCGGCCCTGCTCAAGACCAACGGCTGCAGCTACCGCGACCAGTTCGAGCGCCAGCTCATCGCGGCCGGGGCGCGCCCCGGCAACGGCATGGAATTCCAGCACGTGGAGACCATCAAGCGCTGCGTGGAGGTGGGCCTGGGCATCGCCCCCCTGCCCCGCATGGCCGTGGAGGACGAACTGGAGGCGGGCCGCCTGGTCCCCCTGAACTGGGACGGTCCCCGCCTGCAGGTGGCCACCTACCTGGTGTGGAATCCCCAGCGCCACCTGGACGCCGCGGGACATGCCTTCCTGGAGCACGTGCGGGCGGCTAGCAGAGGTCCGGAAAAGGCATCCCGGTGA